Proteins from one Aspergillus nidulans FGSC A4 chromosome VIII genomic window:
- a CDS encoding U2 snRNP complex subunit CUS2 (transcript_id=CADANIAT00001437), whose translation MALQDPKHDPTATGSPPAISNFPQDPSDFDSDPRVSFSKLDNKFILETDDGQEYSYDTILKRWIPTIDDDLLRQQQEAYKVEGVDEDEQAGAQRLKKKRKQGSEEGDAQKPKKQRVNTAVFVTSIPLDAEFDEIRDIFSRCGVIAEEIDSGRPRIKMYTDDEGKFKGEALVVYFRPESVNLAIQMLDDSDFRLGVPGPQGPMRVQPADFSFKSQQEAPTKTSMRDKKKIIKRTQKLNNKLADWDDDEPAALVDTNSKFEKIVILKHMFTLQELEEDPAAILDIKEDIREECSKLGEVTNVVLYDKEEAGVVSVRFSNPESARACVKLMNGRFFGGTAVEAYISDGSERFRKSNEKRAALEDLAEKGLDAEDDDENQRLDEFGTWLESSHTVENTAK comes from the exons ATGGCGCTCCAAGACCCCAAACACGACCCAACGGCGACAGGTTCCCCGCCTGCAATCAGCAACTTCCCGCAAGACCCATCCGACTTTGACAGCGACCCGCGAgtctccttctccaagctcgaCAACAAATTCATCTTAGAAACAGACGATGGGCAGGAATATAGCTACGATACGATCTTGAAGCGGTGGATTCCGACG ATTGACGATGACTTGCTGCGGCAACAACAAGAAGCCTATAAAGTTGAAGGAGTAGATGAAGACGAGCAGGCTGGAGCACAGAGGCTCAAGAAAAAGCGCAAACAGGGCAGTGAGGAG GGCGACGCTCAAAAACCAAAGAAGCAACGGGTCAACACCGCTGTGTTCGTTACATCTATCCCCCTCGACGCAGAGTTCGACGAAATACGAGACATCTTTTCGAGGTGCGGCGTCATCGCCGAGGAGATTGACAGCGGCCGGCCCCGGATCAAAATGTACACGGATGACGAGGGAAAATTCAAGGGGGAAGCTCTAGTCGTCTATTTCCGACCCGAGTCGGTGAATCTCGCGATTCAGATGCTGGATGATTCAGACTTTAGACTGGGCGTGCCTGGGCCGCAGGGGCCCATGCGCGTGCAGCCTGCAGATTTCTCTTTCAAAAGCCAGCAAGAGGcgccgacgaagacgagCATGCGGGATAAGAAAAAAATCATTAAGAGAACGCAGAAACTGAATAA CAAACTCGCAGATTGGGATGACGATGAGCCCGCTGCACTGGTGGATACGAATTCCAAGTTTGAGAAAATCGTAATATTGAAGCATATGTTCACGCTTCAAGAATTGGAG GAGGACCCGGCAGCTATCCTTGACATCAAGGAAGATATCCGTGAAGAATGCTCAAAACTCGGAGAGGTCACAAATGTCGTCCTTTATGACAAGGAAGAAGCGGGCGTCGTCAGCGTCCGGTTCTCGAATCCAGAGTCCGCGAGAGCTTGCGTCAAG CTCATGaacggccgcttcttcggcggcACAGCAGTCGAAGCATACATCTCAGATGGAAGCGAGCGGTTCCGCAAGTCGAATGAGAAGCGCGCTGCACTGGAAGATCTTGCTGAGAAGGGTCTCGacgcagaagatgacgatgagaatCAGCGTCTCGATGAATTTGGGACTTGGTTGGAAAGCTCACATACGGTGGAGAATACGGCCAAGTGA
- the pmcA gene encoding calcium-transporting ATPase pmcA (transcript_id=CADANIAT00001436): MSEPRQSSENNDSRQPASTPLRRERAPTITIDTSAVVSSEPPPQIEAPSQSSQSRSAYNADHTDTSALLNSSTVSPSDTRSAHSVRSYASSEGREHDSRPTSPSPRTNTFSPGAKMGDSNYLSVPGTRSRGNSLESEDSSHTIGAESRSIGSHGSPASSAKVTIENYEEALLPDPGREAEFEVENNRFAFSPGQLNKLLNPKSLSAFYALGGLAGLAKGLRTDPRSGLSLDETELDGSVSFEDATAPSNNQPLPKPAAEAPPAEPSRADTTPHKQDENAYSDRKRVFGANKLPEKKTKSILELAWLAYNDKVLILLTVAAIISLALGIYQSVTAVPGEPRVQWVEGVAIIVAILIVVVVGAANDWQKERQFVKLNKKKEDRLVKVIRSGKMIEISIHDILVGDVMHLEPGDLVPVDGIYIGGHNVKCDESSATGESDVLRKTPAQDVYGAIERHENLAKMDPFIVSGAKVSEGVGTFLVTAVGVHSTYGKTMMSLQDEGQTTPLQTKLNVLAEYIAKLGLAAGLLLFVVLFIKFLAQLKSLGNADEKGQAFLQIFIVAVTVIVVAVPEGLPLAVTLALAFATTRMLKDNNLVRLLRACETMGNATTICSDKTGTLTENKMTAVAATLGTGTRFGGRSQAASPTNRNGDRPADSGNELSPSEFASSLSKPAKELLLDSIVLNSTAFEGEQEGTMTFIGSKTETALLGFARTYLGLGSLSEARDNASIVQMVPFDSGRKCMAVVIKLDNGKKYRMLVKGASEVLLAKSTRIVRNPTQNLEEGPLDDKDRSKLDETINKYATQSLRTIGLVYRDFTEWPPRGAPTQEEDRSLAAFDSIFKDMVMFGVFGIQDPLRAGVTESVQQCQRAGVFVRMVTGDNIVTAKAIARECGIFTPGGVAIEGPKFRKLSSRQMTQIIPRLQVLARSSPDDKKILVSQLKKLGETVAVTGDGTNDAQALKTADVGFSMGITGTEVAKEASDIILMDDNFASIVKAMAWGRTVNDAVKKFLQFQITVNITAVLLTFISAVASGDEESVLTAVQLLWVNLIMDTFAALALATDPPSPYVLNRRPEPKSAPLINLTMWKMMIGQSIYQLVVTLVLNFSGRSILKSIIDFSGDANANNVLTTVVFNTFVWMQIFNQWNSRRLDNGLNIFDGLFRNRWFIGIQFIIVGGQILIIFVGGHAFSVTRLTGAQWAVCLILGVISIPVGVIIRLIPDEFIRKLIPTFHRKKGPELIVSDEDRRFEWNPALEEIRDQLKFFKSLRGGRLRKVAHKLQHPQELLPRSRSGSRSRENSAPGTPVGDSSEGTPPFSASPDSRSRRRTRSRSNSAFGPAAAMAGVVAGSIAGWSPIERPGEGEAFKFDFNSNGRRSGQPGIEVHPDTAPDDNIIGDYQATSTTPPSQNPDLIPFFEHAPPAREPSHRSRRSRSRSSQSQS, translated from the exons ATGTCCGAGCCGAGACAGTCGAGCGAGAATAATGACTCCAGGCAGCCTGCATCGACGCCActtcgccgagaacgagcaCCCACGATAACAATCGATACGTCGGCGGTCGTCTCCTCGGAACCTCCTCCCCAGATCGAAGCTCCTTCGCAATCTTCGCAGTCACGCTCTGCGTACAATGCTGATCATACAGACACCAGCGCGCTCCTGAACAGTAGCACTGTTTCTCCTTCAGATACCCGCTCAGCTCATTCAGTACGCTCGTATGCTTCGTCAGAGGGCAGGGAACACGATAGCAGGCCAACGTCGCCATCGCCTCGCACCAATACCTTTTCTCCCGGCGCGAAAATGGGCGACTCAAACTACCTCTCCGTACCGGGCACCAGATCTCGCGGCAACTCACTCGAGTCTGAAGACTCGAGCCATACCATTGGAGCCGAATCACGGTCAATTGGAAGCCATGGGTCGCCTGCGAGCTCGGCCAAGGTGACGATCGAAAACTACGAGGAAGCTCTTCTGCCGGACCCGGGTCGCGAGGCAGAATTCGAGGTTGAGAACAATCGTTTTGCCTTCTCGCCAGGCCAGCTGAACAAATTGCTGAATCCCAAGAGCCTTAGCGCGTTCTACGCCCTCGGCGGTCTTGCTGGTCTCGCCAAGGGCCTGCGGACCGATCCGCGCAGCGGGTTGAGCTTGGATGAGACCGAGTTGGACGGCTCGGTGAGTTTCGAGGATGCAACAGCCCCGAGCAACAACCAGCCTCTGCCAAAGCCTGCCGCTGAAGCGCCGCCCGCAGAGCCGTCCCGCGCTGATACCACACCACATAAGCAAGATGAGAATGCCTATTCTGATCGTAAGCGCGTATTTGGAGCAAACAAACTTcctgagaagaagaccaagagcaTCCTCGAACTTGCCTGGCTCGCATACAATGATAAAGTGCTCATCCTGTTGACGGTGGCCGCCATTATTTCGCTTGCGCTAGGAATCTACCAATCAGTCACAGCAGTTCCCGGTGAGCCGCGGGTTCAATGGGTTGAGGGtgtcgccatcatcgtcgcaaTCTTgattgtcgtcgtcgtcggtGCAGCAAATGACTGGCAGAAGGAACGCCAATTCGTGAAGCTAAAtaagaagaaagaagatcgtCTTGTCAAGGTGATACGTTCTGGGAAGATGATCGAGATTTCTATCCACGATATCCTTGTAGGCGACGTGATGCATCTAGAACCTGGTGACCTGGTTCCGGTAGATGGAATCTATATCGGAGGCCACAATGTCAAATGCGATGAGTCGTCTGCAACTGGTGAATCAGATGTGCTGCGCAAAACGCCCGCACAGGATGTTTACGGCGCTATCGAACGACACGAGAACCTTGCCAAAATGGATCCGTTTATCGTCTCTGGTGCCAAAGTGTCCGAAGGCGTGGGCACATTCTTGGTTACGGCTGTTGGTGTGCACTCAACTTACGGCAAGACAATGATGTCCCTTCAAGACGAGGGCCAAACTACACCGCTGCAGACAAAACTGAATGTACTCGCGGAATACATTGCTAAACTAGGCTTGGCTGCCGGTCTACTGCTGTTTGTTGTTCTGTTCATCAAATTCCTTGCCCAGTTGAAGAGCCTTGGCAACGCGGATGAGAAAGGTCAGGCTTTCCTTCAGATTTTCATTGTGGCTGTTACTGTCATTGTCGTCGCGGTTCCAGAGGGCTTGCCCTTGGCTGTCACGCTTGCGCTTGCGTTCGCTACGACTCGTATGCTGAAGGACAACAATCTGGTTCGTCTGTTACGTGCTTGTGAAACCATGGGAAATGCGACAACAATCTGTTCCGATAAAACAGGCACACTAACTGAAAATAAAATGACTGCTGTCGCCGCAACCCTGGGAACTGGCACTAGATTCGGAGGGAGATCACAGGCAGCATCACCTACAAATAGAAACGGGGATCGGCCAGCTGATTCTGGAAACGAATTGTCCCCTTCTGAGTTTGCGTCAAGCCTTTCGAAACCGGCCAAAGAGCTCCTACTTGATTCAATAGTTCTGAATTCGACCGCATTCGAAGGGGAACAGGAAGGGACCATGACGTTTATTGGGTCCAAAACTGAGACGGCCCTCCTTGGATTCGCGCGGACATACCTCGGACTAGGATCGCTTAGCGAGGCGCGGGACAACGCAAGTATCGTCCAAATGGTGCCGTTCGATTCGGGTCGCAAGTGCATGGCAGTTGTTATCAAGCTTGACAATGGAAAGAAGTATCGAATGCTAGTGAAGGGCGCGTCTGAAGTCCTGTTAGCAAAATCGACAAGGATTGTTCGGAACCCTACTCAGAACCTCGAGGAAGGGCCGTTAGATGACAAGGACCGTTCTAAACTTGACGAAACCATCAATAAATACGCTACCCAGTCCCTGAGAACCATCGGCCTTGTATACCGCGACTTTACCGAGTGGCCTCCCCGAGGAGCACCCAcgcaggaagaagatcgtTCACTCGCAGCATTCGATTCTATTTTCAAAGACATGGTCATGTTTGGTGTCTTTGGTATCCAAGATCCCCTGCGAGCCGGAGTGACTGAATCAGTCCAACAGTGTCAACGCGCCGGTGTTTTTGTGCGTATGGTAACTGGCGATAACATCGTGACCGCGAAGGCAATTGCCCGAGAGTGTGGCATCTTTACCCCGGGTGGTGTTGCAATTGAAGGGCCTAAATTTCGAAAGCTCAGCAGCCGTCAGATGACACAGATTATCCCACGGCTACAAGTTCTCGCCAGATCCAGTCCCGATGACAAAAAGATTCTTGTTTCCCAGCTCAAGAAACTCGGCGAGACAGTTGCAGTGACCGGAGACGGAACAAACGATGCTCAAGCTCTGAAAACTGCTGATGTTGGGTTCTCCATGGGAATTACGGGCACGGAGGTTGCCAAGGAGGCATCAGATATTATCTTAATGGACGACAACTTTGCTTCTATCGTGAAGGCTATGGCCTGGGGCAGGACCGTCAACGATGCCGTGAAGAAGTTCTTGCAA TTCCAAATCACGGTCAACATCACGGCCGTTCTTCTCACGTTTATCTCCGCAGTGGCTAGTGGCGATGAGGAATCCGTGTTGACTGCAGTTCAGCTTCTGTGGGTCAACTTGATTATGGACACTTTTGCCGCGCTCGCTCTTG CAACGGATCCTCCATCGCCTTATGTTCTTAATCGTCGACCTGAGCCAAAATCCGCACCCCTCATCAATTTGACAATGTGGAAAATGATGATCGGACAAAGCATTTATCAACTGGTGGTGACGCTCGTCCTCAACTTCTCTGGAAGATCTATTTTGAAATCTATAATCGACTTTTCTGGTGATGCCAATGCAAACAATGTCCTCACAACGGTGGTGTTCAACACGTTCGTCTGGATGCAGATTTTCAACCAATGGAA CTCTCGTCGTTTGGACAACGGACTCAACATCTTCGATGGTCTTTTTCGTAATAGGTGGTTTATTGGCATTCAGTTTATTATCGTTGGAGGGCAGATTTTGATCATATTCGTCGGTGGACATGCCTTCTCCGTTACGCGCCTTACTGGAGCTCAATGGGCAGTGTGCCTTATCTTGGGCGTCATCTCGATCCCGGTTGGTGTGATCATTCGACTCATTCCGGATGAGTTCATTCGCAAGCTCATCCCGACCTTCCATCGCAAGAAAGGGCCGGAGCTCATTGTATCCGACGAAGACAGGCGTTTTGAGTGGAATCCTGCCCTTGAGGAGATTCGCGACCAGCTAAAATTCTTCAAATCCCTTCGTGGTGGACGCCTAAGGAAGGTGGCTCACAAGCTGCAGCATCCTCAAgaacttcttcctcgatcaCGTAGTGGCTCAAGGTCGCGTGAAAATTCGGCCCCGGGGACTCCTGTTGGCGACAGTAGCGAAGGTACTCCTCCATTCTCTGCGTCGCCGGATTCCCGCTCAAGGAGGCGTACGCGTTCCCGCTCCAACTCAGCTTTTGGCCCAGCCGCTGCGATGGCGGGAGTCGTGGCTGGCAGTATTGCCGGCTGGTCTCCGATTGAGCGGCCtggagaaggggaggcgTTCAAGTTCGATTTCAATAGCAATGGCAGACGGAGCGGACAACCAGGCATTGAAGTACATCCGGACACCGCTCCGGATGACAATATTATCGGTGACTATCAAGCGACATCGACAACACCTCCGAGTCAAAACCCAGACCTGATTCCGTTCTTTGAACACGCTCCGCCTGCGCGCGAACCCTCACACCGAAGTAGAAGGTCTAGATCGCGGTCTAGCCAGAGTCAGTCATGA
- a CDS encoding protein nup84 (transcript_id=CADANIAT00001435) encodes MAPLSRAAGSAGSVSGFASLNDQRQPNNTEVIEIDDDDDEPMDNEEEEYNEDEMLEVEDDEDMEEEEQELEENASVEDRNGSESPLNLVGAPNGQNGIDVTASEFFTSAGARQALHPLRRTADRVTRQIEAFADKLDRFKQKANRADEFQNYQAVYQLVKGCQTIAQDAIQDLSKQNTLKRAKLGWGFSNSNGTSDAKTEEELQRLQLEASTWQLLLNLVSVDDPASRASFLQAQETAFQTLHRYSSDRDIWGQFMKADQYAVECVIIMKWLEQTARSSSQDIDSLISELEIQAERGQGSWTHGWLYTKETIKGQKRLRAWPQPLEPNDPGITASLLTSEQSEPLVTQLDPDAVTRQKQNLQRKDQFYERATWMTCWKMLRQGEDWTKIRQWASDRLEHWRAVSICGSSIDAQSNGEATAFDDGITRMMNFRSQETWRAACSSLARDSKTEDFERAVYGLLCGDSEAASKVCTSWDDYLYVWFNNQVLARYRGFCKQFQRKLNHSPTSPVAFQPEPAGYADFNKFVQYTKGNDRVGGEARNPYRTIQAAILGKNYDTFFTSLAKAVSQAATNRDGPSYVPDLEPTYVDDSLLIAAEDRDALRIAAHLYVVADSAGYVRKDHQFLETASVNVIGYIADLEEAGLVDIIPLYASLLPELGQYLVLGDVLLEIVDERERRLLVQLINKYGIDIEAVIAQQWDSVTAVKSAVEHTRTFKWVSKVIVRKDGIRELAPVKKDFIGTEISTQDERLIRSVEWLRFVDGQWGRICLLGTELYKKFFISGKLPAARELSRRMRLSDLSREFFGFDIADFYPGDYEDGTDRGTPEPSSPSKLRSFGHKRNKSSNTSLQSTSQTRLLYVQSQTMRDLEQLILAFDALEAFALTCEKVDKLKRRRDSGTIKGIKEEVHDALDAISVHIDNILYDWLVTPRDETEAAELEQIRTTYIPELFLEYHSALYYCAHIVSSEILVQCMNLAMQVAENEPLTRSFVAGKRMAELMDALALSSKAMVNAHAKPDARSAGGESLGLWTVTVNEEDEEGQILGTAR; translated from the exons AAGATCGGAACGGCAGCGAATCACCCCTGAACCTAGTTGGAGCCCCGAATGGCCAGA ACGGAATCGACGTCACTGCTTCCGAGTTCTTCACCTCAGCAGGCGCAAGGCAGGCACTGCACCCACTTCGCCGGACTGCCGACCGAGTTACCCGCCAGATCGAAGCTTTCGCCGATAAATTGGATCGCTTTAAACAAAAGGCTAACCGTGCGGACGAATTTCAGAACTACCAGGCTGTCTACCAGTTGGTGAAGGGATGCCAAACCATTGCGCAGGACGCGATTCAGGATCTTTCCAAACAAAACACACTTAAAAGAGCGAAATTGGGATGGGGCTTCAGTAACAGCAACGGCACGAGTGACGCTAAaaccgaagaagagctgcaacGGTTACAGCTAGAAGCAAGTACttggcagcttctgctgAACCTCGTCAGTGTTGACGACCCTGCTAGTAGAGCCAGCTTCCTACAAGCGCAAGAGACTGCATTTCAAACGCTCCATCGGTATTCGTCAGATCGCGACATCTGGGGTCAGTTCATGAAGGCGGACCAATATGCTGTGGAATGCGTGATTATTATGAAATGGTTGGAACAAACTGCGCGGTCTTCCAGTCAGGACATCGACTCCCTGATCTCAGAATTAGAGATACAGGCTGAGAGAGGACAGGGCTCTTGGACTCATGGATGGCTGTATACCAAAGAGACTATCAAGGGGCAGAAGCGGCTACGCGCCTGGCCTCAACCTCTGGAACCAAACGACCCAGGGATCACGGCTTCCTTACTGACTTCTGAGCAATCCGAACCGCTGGTAACACAGCTAGACCCCGATGCAGTCACCCGCCAAAAACAGAACCTTCAGAGAAAGGACCAATTTTACGAGCGTGCTACCTGGATGACGTGCTGGAAAATGCTTCGACAGGGCGAGGACTGGACTAAGATTAGGCAGTGGGCGTCAGACCGCCTGGAGCACTGGCGCGCAGTCAGTATCTGCGGTTCCAGCATTGATGCCCAGTCGAATGGGGAAGCAACGGCTTTTGACGATGGAATAACACGTATGATGAACTTCCGGTCCCAAGAAACCTGGAGGGCTGCTTGCTCTAGCCTTGCGCGAGACTCCAAGACAGAAGATTTCGAACGGGCTGTCTACGGACTTTTGTGTGGTGACTCAGAAGCAGCTAGTAAGGTGTGCACGAGCTGGGACGATTATCTCTATGTTTGGTTCAACAATCAGGTTTTAGCCCGTTACAGGGGCTTCTGCAAGCAGTTCCAGCGAAAGCTCAATCATTCTCCCACAAGCCCTGTGGCCTTCCAGCCGGAACCTGCCGGGTATGCGGATTTCAACAAATTTGTGCAGTACACCAAAGGAAACGACCGAGTCGGTGGCGAGGCTCGAAACCCCTACCGGACAATTCAAGCTGCGATATTAGGTAAAAACTATGACACTTTCTTTACGTCCTTGGCGAAAGCTGTCTCGCAGGCAGCTACCAATAGAGACGGACCGTCATACGTGCCTGACCTGGAACCCACTTACGTGGATGACTCTCTCCTGATTGCGGCTGAGGATCGTGATGCGTTACGAATTGCTGCTCACCTATATGTTGTCGCGGACTCGGCCGGCTACGTGCGCAAAGATCATCAGTTTCTTGAAACTGCGTCGGTAAATGTGATTGGGTATATTGCTGACCTAGAGGAAGCTGGGCTTGTCGATATCATTCCGCTCTATGCGTCGCTTCTACCGGAGCTTGGGCAGTATCTGGTGCTTGGGGATGTGTTACTCGAGATCGTTGatgagagagagaggagattgcTAGTTCAATTGATAAACAAATACGGAATCGACATCGAAGCAGTTATCGCACAGCAGTGGGATTCGGTCACAGCTGTAAAATCTGCTGTCGAGCACACGAGGACATTCAAGTGGGTGTCAAAAGTCATTGTTCGCAAGGATGGTATCCGCGAGCTGGCACCTGTCAAGAAGGATTTCATCGGGACGGAAATTTCGACGCAAGACGAGCGACTCATACGTAGCGTTGAATGGCTTCGTTTTGTCGACGGGCAATGGGGCCGGATCTGTCTTCTTGGGACAGAGCTCTACAAGAAATTCTTCA TATCCGGCAAACTTCCTGCTGCTAGAGAGCTGAGCCGGCGGATGCGCCTTTCGGACCTCTCGCGTGAATTCTTCGGGTTTGATATTGCGGACTTCTACCCAGGGGACTATGAGGATGGAACCGACCGCGGCACCCCAGAGCCCTCCAGTCCGTCAAAACTGAGGTCCTTTGGTCACAAGCGGAATAAGTCATCCAATACTAGCTTGCAATCCACCAGTCAGACTCGACTTCTTTACGTCCAGTCACAGACTATGCGCGACCTAGAacagctcatcctcgcctttgACGCTCTGGAAGCATTTGCTCTTACCTGCGAAAAAGTCGACAAGCTCAAACGCCGACGAGACTCGGGGACCATCAAGGGCATTAAGGAGGAAGTCCACGACGCCCTAGACGCCATTAGCGTGCACATTGACAATATCCTTTACGACTGGCTAGTCACCCCACGAGACG aaacCGAAGCCGCCGAACTTGAACAAATCCGCACCACCTACATCCCTGAACTCTTCCTCGAATACCATAGCGCCCTCTACTACTGTGCGCACATCGTGAGCTCCGAGATCTTAGTGCAATGCATGAATTTGGCGATGCAGGTCGCCGAAAACGAGCCTCTAACACGTAGCTTTGTGGCTGGGAAGCGCATGGCCGAGTTAATGGACGCCCTAGCACTCTCGAGTAAGGCGATGGTGAATGCGCATGCGAAGCCAGATGCCCGTTCTGCTGGTGGCGAGAGTTTGGGGCTTTGGACTGTGACAgtgaatgaggaggatgaggagggacAGATTTTGGGAACGGCGAGGTAA